A stretch of the Mycobacterium sp. ITM-2016-00317 genome encodes the following:
- a CDS encoding thioredoxin family protein, producing the protein MSASWIAVIAVLIAAFGLAFVIGRLLMLRDGLKKGAAQWPALDDSDVEELGLSRSGPTVLHFTAVWCGPCAGVRRVVDQVCADLPGVSHVEIDLDAKPEAGRKLSVLSLPTTFIFDADGRQRYRSSGVPTAADLRAALQELLA; encoded by the coding sequence ATGAGCGCCTCCTGGATCGCCGTCATCGCGGTGCTGATCGCCGCGTTCGGACTCGCCTTCGTGATCGGCAGGCTGTTGATGCTGCGCGACGGGTTGAAGAAGGGCGCCGCGCAGTGGCCCGCGCTGGACGACTCCGACGTCGAGGAACTGGGGCTGTCGCGGTCCGGGCCGACGGTCCTGCACTTCACCGCGGTGTGGTGCGGGCCGTGCGCGGGGGTGCGCCGGGTGGTCGATCAGGTGTGCGCGGACCTGCCCGGCGTCTCACATGTGGAGATCGACCTGGACGCCAAACCGGAGGCGGGACGCAAGCTTTCGGTGCTGTCGCTGCCGACGACGTTCATCTTCGACGCCGACGGCAGGCAGCGCTATCGGAGCTCGGGCGTGCCGACCGCCGCTGACCTGCGGGCAGCCCTGCAGGAGCTGTTGGCCTGA
- the lmeA gene encoding mannan chain length control protein LmeA, with protein MRKLVISALGTLVVVALGLVGTDFGAAIYAEYRLARSVRSSADLDWDPSVAILGFPFIPQAQRHHYDEVEIKASGVDHGVVGKASLEATMHSVGLGDSWLVQPGATLTIEKLESRIIIDSTHMGRYMGIPDLLIEAPTRETEDSTGGTTESGISSNRGVVFTGTPDKAGFDERVSIAVDLSVTGPESTTLVVTATGVLTEPGTADQAVPDDKLPAVLAAFSTTLPGQKLPFGVAPTTQGARGSDVIIEGIAEGVTVDLDEFRMS; from the coding sequence GTGCGCAAGCTCGTAATCAGTGCCCTCGGGACCCTCGTCGTCGTCGCCCTCGGGTTGGTCGGCACCGACTTCGGCGCCGCGATCTACGCCGAATACCGCCTGGCCAGGAGCGTTCGCAGCTCCGCGGACCTCGACTGGGACCCGTCGGTGGCGATCCTGGGATTCCCGTTCATCCCCCAGGCGCAGCGTCACCACTACGACGAGGTGGAGATCAAGGCCAGTGGTGTAGATCACGGGGTCGTGGGTAAGGCGTCCCTGGAGGCCACCATGCACTCCGTCGGGCTCGGCGACTCGTGGCTGGTGCAACCGGGCGCGACCCTCACCATCGAGAAGCTGGAGAGCCGGATCATCATCGACTCCACGCACATGGGCCGCTACATGGGCATACCGGACCTGCTGATCGAGGCCCCGACCCGGGAGACCGAGGACTCCACGGGCGGGACCACCGAGTCGGGCATCTCCAGCAATCGCGGCGTCGTGTTCACCGGCACCCCGGACAAGGCGGGTTTCGACGAGCGGGTCAGCATCGCGGTCGACCTGTCGGTCACCGGACCGGAATCGACGACGCTGGTGGTGACCGCGACCGGCGTGCTCACCGAGCCGGGCACCGCCGACCAGGCCGTCCCCGACGACAAGCTGCCCGCGGTGCTGGCGGCGTTCTCGACGACTCTGCCGGGACAGAAGCTGCCGTTCGGCGTCGCCCCGACGACCCAGGGCGCGCGCGGATCCGACGTCATCATCGAAGGCATCGCCGAGGGAGTAACCGTCGACCTCGACGAGTTCCGTATGTCATGA
- a CDS encoding sulfurtransferase: MARSDVLVSTDWAESNLDAPNTVFVEVDEDTSAYDTGHIPGAIRLDWKKDLQDPVRRDFVDAAQFSKLLSERGVSNDDTVILYGGNNNWFAAYAYWYFKLYGHENVKLIDGGRKKWELDARPLSKDPVSRPQTSYSAKEPDLSIRAFRDEVIAAIGTKNLVDVRSPDEFSGKILAPAHLPQEQSQRPGHVPTAINVPWSKAANEDGTFKSDEELAKLYGEAGLDGSKDVIAYCRIGERSSHTWFVLRELLGHKNVKNYDGSWCEYGSLVGAPIELGS; encoded by the coding sequence ATGGCACGCTCCGACGTCCTGGTCTCCACCGACTGGGCCGAGAGCAATCTCGACGCGCCGAACACCGTGTTCGTCGAGGTCGACGAGGACACCAGCGCCTACGACACCGGTCACATCCCGGGCGCCATCCGGCTCGACTGGAAGAAGGACCTGCAGGATCCGGTGAGGCGCGACTTCGTCGACGCCGCGCAGTTCTCGAAGCTGCTCTCCGAGCGCGGCGTCTCCAACGACGACACCGTGATCCTGTACGGCGGCAACAACAACTGGTTCGCCGCGTACGCGTACTGGTACTTCAAGCTGTACGGCCACGAGAACGTCAAGCTGATCGACGGCGGCCGCAAGAAGTGGGAACTCGATGCCCGCCCGCTGTCCAAGGATCCGGTGAGCCGACCGCAGACCAGCTACTCGGCCAAGGAGCCCGACCTCAGCATCCGCGCGTTCCGCGACGAGGTGATCGCCGCGATCGGCACCAAGAACCTGGTCGACGTGCGCTCCCCTGATGAGTTCTCGGGCAAGATCCTGGCCCCGGCCCACCTCCCGCAGGAGCAGAGCCAGCGTCCCGGCCACGTCCCCACGGCGATCAACGTGCCCTGGAGCAAGGCTGCGAACGAAGACGGCACCTTCAAGTCCGACGAGGAACTGGCCAAGCTGTACGGCGAGGCCGGCCTGGACGGCTCCAAGGACGTCATCGCGTACTGCCGCATCGGTGAGCGCTCGTCGCACACCTGGTTCGTGCTGCGGGAGCTGCTGGGCCACAAGAACGTCAAGAACTATGACGGTAGTTGGTGCGAATACGGTTCCCTGGTGGGAGCCCCGATCGAGTTGGGAAGTTGA
- a CDS encoding helix-turn-helix domain-containing protein encodes MRHRRCDNGFQTPGTHPASPPGRRERILATATRLFHAQSYHAVGIEEIAAESETAIATFYQYFNGKAELLAAVLNRGAEGLHYVTNHRLPSATTPQEALDVIACTLIELALGPHQPILAILAADLIYLPEKAQEAIRMSEREYIDEWVAAILGVRPELSAPYARLLAQAAIGLVTDITQTPSMRNRPGIANELHRLVTAVLAA; translated from the coding sequence GTGCGACATCGACGGTGCGACAACGGCTTCCAGACTCCCGGTACCCACCCAGCGTCGCCCCCCGGCCGGCGGGAACGCATCCTGGCCACCGCCACCCGCCTCTTCCACGCCCAGAGCTACCACGCGGTCGGTATCGAAGAGATCGCCGCCGAGTCCGAGACCGCGATCGCGACGTTCTACCAGTACTTCAACGGCAAGGCCGAGCTGCTCGCGGCGGTCCTCAACCGCGGCGCCGAGGGCCTGCACTACGTCACCAACCACCGGCTGCCGTCGGCGACCACGCCGCAGGAAGCCCTCGACGTCATCGCCTGCACCCTGATCGAGTTGGCTCTCGGTCCGCACCAGCCGATCCTGGCCATCCTCGCCGCAGATCTGATCTATCTCCCGGAGAAGGCCCAGGAGGCGATCCGGATGAGCGAGCGTGAGTACATCGACGAGTGGGTCGCCGCAATCCTCGGGGTGCGCCCCGAGTTGTCGGCCCCGTACGCGCGCCTGCTGGCACAGGCCGCGATCGGGCTCGTCACCGACATCACACAGACGCCGAGCATGCGCAACCGGCCTGGCATCGCCAACGAACTGCACCGCCTGGTCACCGCCGTACTCGCGGCCTAG
- a CDS encoding MaoC family dehydratase, with protein MSTDTSEIQAGTELPPLEVAPISRTTLALFAGASGDHNPIHIDIDAAKAAGFDDVFAHGMLSMAYLGRLVTSWVPQSRLRALSTRFTAITPVLAQPTCSGTVTGVEEVDGEKRATIDVKITLADGTVTLSGEAVVAVS; from the coding sequence GTGAGCACCGATACCAGCGAGATCCAGGCCGGAACCGAACTGCCCCCGCTGGAGGTGGCCCCGATCTCACGGACCACCTTGGCCTTGTTCGCCGGCGCTTCGGGGGACCACAACCCGATCCACATCGACATCGACGCAGCGAAGGCAGCGGGTTTCGACGACGTCTTCGCCCACGGCATGCTGTCGATGGCCTACCTGGGCCGGCTGGTCACCTCGTGGGTCCCTCAGTCGCGGCTGCGCGCGCTGAGCACCCGGTTCACGGCCATCACCCCGGTTCTCGCGCAACCGACATGCAGTGGGACGGTGACCGGCGTCGAGGAGGTCGACGGCGAAAAGCGGGCCACGATCGATGTGAAGATCACCCTCGCGGACGGCACGGTCACCCTCAGCGGTGAGGCGGTCGTCGCGGTCTCCTGA
- a CDS encoding MaoC family dehydratase N-terminal domain-containing protein — MSAESLKGYQWPESTVDVERGRVAMFANAIGETDPVYFDVDAARAAGHPDLLAPPTFVFGLDLEHSDTLGVLAAHGVDLSAVLHGEQRFTYHRDVHAGDTLSLSAEFTDYYSKRNGALEFLVRRSQLTSGGDLVAEMESVSVIRNGAPS, encoded by the coding sequence ATGAGCGCCGAGTCCCTCAAGGGCTATCAGTGGCCGGAGAGCACGGTCGACGTCGAACGCGGCCGGGTCGCCATGTTCGCCAACGCGATCGGTGAGACCGACCCGGTCTACTTCGACGTCGACGCGGCCAGAGCGGCGGGCCATCCGGATCTGCTGGCACCTCCGACGTTCGTCTTCGGGCTCGACCTGGAGCATTCCGACACCCTCGGCGTCCTCGCCGCTCACGGGGTGGACCTGTCGGCAGTGCTGCACGGCGAGCAGCGCTTCACCTATCACCGTGACGTGCACGCCGGGGACACATTGTCCCTCAGTGCGGAATTCACCGACTACTACTCGAAACGCAACGGCGCCCTGGAGTTTCTCGTGCGCCGTTCGCAGCTGACCTCCGGCGGCGATCTCGTCGCCGAGATGGAAAGCGTGTCCGTCATCAGGAATGGAGCGCCGTCGTGA
- a CDS encoding response regulator transcription factor, which produces MDLLLLTVDPRPESVLPSLSLLAHTVRTAPTEVSSLLEAGTADVAIVDARTDLAAARGLCRLLGTTGTSVPVVAVVNEGGLVAVNVEWGLDEILLPSTGPAEIDARLRLLVGRRGGVASQENVGKISLGELVIDEGTYTARLRGRPLDLTYKEFELLKYLAQHAGRVFTRAQLLQEVWGYDFFGGTRTVDVHVRRLRAKLGPEYESLIGTVRNVGYKAVRPARGRAPAADIPDDLDGEDPYDDGIGALAPDEVPEALGDALRSQ; this is translated from the coding sequence TTGGATCTTTTGCTACTGACGGTTGACCCGCGTCCCGAGTCGGTGCTGCCCTCGCTGTCCCTGCTGGCGCACACTGTCCGGACCGCGCCGACCGAGGTCTCGTCGTTGCTCGAAGCCGGGACCGCGGATGTGGCGATCGTCGACGCGCGCACGGATCTGGCGGCCGCCCGCGGCCTGTGCCGTCTGCTGGGCACCACGGGCACATCGGTGCCGGTCGTCGCGGTGGTCAACGAGGGCGGGCTGGTCGCCGTGAACGTCGAATGGGGCCTCGATGAGATCCTGCTGCCCAGCACCGGGCCCGCGGAGATCGACGCCCGGTTGCGGCTGCTGGTGGGACGCCGGGGCGGCGTGGCCAGCCAGGAGAACGTCGGCAAGATCAGCCTCGGCGAGCTCGTCATCGACGAGGGCACGTACACCGCGCGGTTGCGCGGGCGCCCGCTCGACCTGACCTACAAGGAGTTCGAGCTACTGAAATATCTCGCGCAGCACGCCGGACGCGTCTTCACCCGCGCGCAGTTGCTGCAGGAGGTGTGGGGCTACGACTTCTTCGGTGGCACGCGCACCGTCGACGTCCACGTGCGGCGTCTTCGCGCGAAACTGGGCCCCGAGTACGAATCGCTGATCGGCACGGTCCGCAATGTCGGCTACAAGGCCGTGCGGCCAGCCCGGGGACGGGCCCCCGCCGCGGACATCCCCGACGATCTCGACGGCGAGGACCCTTACGACGACGGGATCGGGGCGCTGGCGCCCGACGAGGTGCCGGAAGCGCTCGGTGACGCGCTGCGCAGTCAGTGA
- a CDS encoding DUF1416 domain-containing protein, translating into MCSAPKQGLTLPAGVDLEKETVITGRVVDGSGQAVGGAFVRLLDSSDEFTAEVVASATGDFRFFAAPGTWHLRALSPAGNGDASVAPSGAGIHEVDVKVA; encoded by the coding sequence ATGTGCTCTGCACCCAAGCAAGGACTGACGTTGCCCGCCGGCGTTGACCTGGAGAAGGAGACGGTCATCACCGGCCGTGTCGTCGACGGGTCCGGCCAGGCGGTCGGCGGCGCGTTCGTGCGTCTGCTGGACAGCTCGGACGAGTTCACCGCCGAGGTCGTCGCGTCGGCGACCGGGGATTTCCGGTTCTTCGCCGCCCCCGGCACCTGGCACCTGCGTGCGCTGTCGCCGGCCGGCAACGGCGACGCCAGCGTCGCGCCGTCGGGTGCGGGGATCCACGAGGTCGACGTCAAGGTCGCCTGA
- a CDS encoding lipid-transfer protein has translation MQRTVCVAGVGMTPFAKPSKSRNYQEMGAEAARAALTDSGLDYQTVQQAYVGYVYGDSTSGQAALYHLGLSGIPVLNVNNNCSTGSSALWLARQAVASGAAECVLALGFEQMRPGALAAVWDDRPSSTGKFEEVASSRPGADPSAPMAAQLFGGAGVAHMERFGTKPETFGRISVKARQHAARNPFAVFRDPVTLDEVMSSPTIWGPLTRLQCCPPTCGAAAAVVCSEEFARAHGIDDTVRIRAQSLVTDLPGAFDGDDMRRVVGYDMTAKAAADVYEAAGIGPEDIPVVELHDCFTTNELITYEGLGLTPEGTAEKFILDGDNTYGGRVVTNPSGGLLSKGHPLGATGLAQCAELVWQLRGQAGDRQVEGAQLALQHNLGLGGACVVTLYERTSR, from the coding sequence ATGCAGCGCACTGTATGCGTGGCGGGGGTCGGCATGACCCCGTTCGCCAAGCCGAGTAAGAGTCGGAACTATCAGGAGATGGGCGCCGAGGCGGCTCGCGCGGCACTCACAGATTCCGGGCTGGACTACCAGACCGTGCAACAGGCTTACGTCGGCTACGTCTACGGGGACTCGACGTCCGGCCAGGCGGCCCTGTATCACCTTGGCCTGTCGGGAATTCCGGTACTCAACGTCAACAACAACTGTTCGACCGGTTCGTCGGCGCTGTGGCTGGCCCGCCAGGCGGTGGCGTCGGGAGCGGCCGAATGCGTTCTTGCACTCGGCTTCGAGCAGATGCGCCCGGGCGCGCTCGCCGCGGTGTGGGACGACCGCCCGAGCTCTACCGGCAAGTTCGAAGAAGTCGCGTCCAGCCGCCCCGGCGCCGACCCGTCAGCCCCGATGGCCGCACAACTGTTCGGTGGCGCCGGCGTGGCGCACATGGAGCGTTTCGGCACCAAACCCGAGACCTTCGGCCGCATTTCGGTGAAGGCCCGCCAGCACGCGGCCCGCAATCCGTTCGCCGTGTTCCGTGATCCGGTCACGCTGGACGAAGTCATGTCCTCCCCGACGATCTGGGGCCCGCTGACCCGCTTGCAGTGCTGTCCCCCCACCTGCGGCGCAGCCGCCGCCGTGGTGTGCAGCGAGGAGTTCGCCCGTGCGCACGGGATCGATGACACAGTGCGCATCCGGGCGCAGTCGCTGGTCACCGATCTGCCCGGCGCCTTCGACGGCGACGACATGCGACGGGTCGTGGGCTACGACATGACGGCCAAGGCCGCCGCCGACGTCTACGAGGCAGCCGGCATCGGGCCCGAGGACATTCCGGTCGTCGAGTTGCACGACTGCTTCACCACCAACGAGCTGATCACCTACGAAGGACTCGGGCTGACCCCCGAGGGCACGGCCGAGAAGTTCATCCTCGACGGGGACAACACCTACGGCGGCCGTGTGGTCACCAATCCCTCGGGCGGCCTGCTGTCCAAGGGGCACCCGCTCGGCGCGACCGGTCTGGCGCAATGCGCCGAGTTGGTCTGGCAGTTGCGCGGCCAGGCCGGCGACCGTCAGGTGGAGGGCGCTCAGCTCGCCCTGCAGCACAATCTCGGCCTCGGTGGGGCCTGCGTCGTCACTCTGTATGAAAGGACATCCCGATGA
- a CDS encoding DUF4395 domain-containing protein, with translation MSNLTAADASVDVRGPRFVAWVTTAVLVGALLVSTRSAVAAAVILAVQTAVFAVGALLGPRRHPYGVVFAALVAPRLAATTEREPVAPLRFAQLVGFVFAAAGALGFASGLVPLGLVATGLALVAALLNAAFGICLGCQLYPLLMRLTPTR, from the coding sequence TTGTCCAATCTCACCGCAGCGGACGCGTCCGTCGACGTGCGCGGCCCACGGTTCGTCGCGTGGGTCACCACAGCGGTCCTCGTCGGCGCGCTGCTCGTGTCGACGCGCAGCGCAGTCGCGGCCGCGGTCATCCTCGCCGTGCAGACGGCGGTGTTCGCCGTCGGAGCGCTGCTCGGCCCGCGTCGGCACCCCTACGGCGTGGTGTTCGCCGCGCTGGTCGCGCCGCGACTGGCCGCGACGACGGAACGCGAACCGGTCGCCCCACTGAGGTTCGCGCAGTTGGTCGGGTTCGTCTTCGCCGCCGCCGGCGCCCTCGGGTTCGCCAGCGGTCTCGTGCCGCTGGGTTTGGTCGCCACGGGCTTGGCGCTCGTGGCAGCACTGCTCAACGCAGCCTTCGGTATCTGTCTGGGCTGTCAGCTCTATCCCCTCCTCATGCGCTTGACCCCCACCCGATAG
- a CDS encoding SDR family NAD(P)-dependent oxidoreductase: protein MPQNSFAVVIGGASGIGAEICREMADHGYAVVIGDRNLTAAQSLLPQLAGEGHAAAELDVSDEASVATFFESLQDRTDRFEVAVNCAGITALGLVTELPVAKFRRVVDVCLTGAFLVVQYAGRHIADGGAIISLSSLNARQPAVGMAAYCSAKAGLSMLTQVAALELGARGVRVNAIAPGLVRTPLTSGALGVPGVEREYVENVPLGRPGTPTEIAEAVLYLAGAQWVTGEVLDINGGAHMMRYPNVHAHFERATQVASPA from the coding sequence ATGCCTCAGAATTCATTCGCCGTTGTCATCGGGGGCGCCTCGGGTATCGGTGCGGAGATATGCCGCGAAATGGCCGATCACGGATACGCGGTTGTCATCGGCGACCGGAACCTCACCGCAGCGCAGTCGCTGCTCCCCCAGCTCGCCGGCGAGGGTCATGCCGCCGCAGAGCTGGACGTCTCCGATGAGGCAAGTGTCGCAACGTTCTTCGAGTCCCTGCAGGATCGGACCGATCGCTTCGAGGTGGCCGTCAACTGCGCGGGCATCACGGCTCTGGGCCTCGTCACCGAACTGCCGGTGGCCAAGTTTCGCCGGGTGGTCGACGTCTGCCTCACCGGCGCCTTCCTGGTCGTCCAGTACGCCGGGCGCCACATCGCGGACGGCGGCGCGATCATCTCCCTGAGCTCGCTCAACGCCCGCCAGCCTGCCGTAGGCATGGCCGCCTACTGCTCGGCCAAGGCCGGCCTGTCGATGTTGACCCAGGTCGCGGCCCTGGAGCTCGGCGCCCGTGGCGTCCGGGTGAATGCGATCGCCCCCGGGCTGGTTCGTACGCCACTGACCTCCGGAGCGCTCGGGGTTCCCGGGGTCGAGCGCGAGTACGTGGAGAACGTGCCCCTCGGACGACCGGGAACTCCCACCGAGATCGCCGAGGCGGTTCTGTATCTCGCTGGGGCGCAATGGGTCACCGGTGAGGTACTGGACATCAACGGCGGCGCCCACATGATGCGCTACCCGAACGTGCACGCCCACTTCGAGCGAGCCACCCAGGTCGCCTCCCCGGCCTGA
- a CDS encoding FABP family protein: MTSGDDAVAAAAERARVTAARNIPAFGDLPVPADTANLRQGADLDDSLLALLPLVGVWRGEGEGRGAHGDYRFGQQIVVSHDGGDYLNWEARSWRLDDDGEYDRPGLRETGFWRFVADPGDPGESQAIELLLAHSAGYIELFYGRPLNQSSWELVTDALARSKSGLLVGGAKRLYGIIEGGDLAYVEERVDADGGLVPHLSARLARFAG, translated from the coding sequence ATGACTTCCGGCGACGACGCGGTCGCAGCAGCCGCCGAACGGGCCAGGGTGACCGCAGCGCGGAACATCCCGGCGTTCGGCGACCTGCCGGTGCCCGCTGACACCGCCAACCTGCGTCAAGGCGCCGATCTGGACGACTCGCTGCTGGCTCTGCTGCCGTTGGTGGGTGTCTGGCGCGGCGAGGGTGAGGGCCGCGGCGCGCACGGTGACTACCGCTTCGGCCAGCAGATCGTCGTGTCTCACGACGGCGGCGACTACCTCAACTGGGAGGCGCGCTCGTGGCGGCTGGACGACGACGGCGAGTACGACCGGCCCGGCCTGCGCGAGACCGGCTTCTGGCGGTTCGTCGCCGATCCCGGCGATCCCGGTGAGTCGCAGGCGATCGAGCTGCTGCTGGCACACTCCGCGGGTTACATCGAGCTGTTCTACGGCCGTCCGCTGAACCAGTCCTCCTGGGAGCTGGTCACCGACGCGCTGGCCCGCAGCAAGTCCGGCTTGCTCGTCGGCGGCGCCAAGCGGCTCTACGGGATCATCGAGGGCGGCGACCTGGCGTACGTGGAGGAACGCGTGGACGCCGACGGCGGCCTGGTTCCTCATCTGTCCGCGCGGCTGGCGAGGTTCGCCGGCTAG
- a CDS encoding flavin reductase family protein yields MAVTDIESLRDAFRDAMASVCTPVAVITAMDGQRPHGTTVSAFASLSMSPPSLLVSLDRGSDLLAIIQSSGSFGVNVLGHDQSHLAACFARKGREKFADVEWSLAGGVPRLTGAAGWFACDVAQAVEAADHVVVIGEVRVVESRSTAPLTYHDRTFGTHQILG; encoded by the coding sequence ATGGCCGTGACGGACATCGAGTCGCTCAGGGACGCTTTCCGGGACGCCATGGCCTCGGTGTGCACACCCGTGGCTGTCATCACGGCGATGGACGGACAGCGTCCGCACGGCACCACCGTGAGTGCCTTTGCGTCCCTGTCGATGTCGCCGCCGTCATTGCTCGTGAGTCTCGACCGGGGCTCTGACCTGCTGGCGATCATCCAGTCGTCAGGCAGCTTCGGCGTCAACGTGCTCGGACACGATCAATCGCACCTCGCCGCCTGCTTCGCCCGCAAGGGGCGGGAAAAGTTCGCCGACGTCGAATGGTCACTCGCCGGTGGTGTGCCGCGTCTGACCGGTGCCGCGGGCTGGTTCGCCTGCGATGTGGCCCAGGCCGTCGAGGCGGCCGATCACGTCGTCGTCATCGGCGAGGTGCGGGTGGTCGAAAGTCGTTCCACCGCACCGCTGACCTACCACGACCGGACATTCGGGACCCACCAGATCCTGGGGTGA
- a CDS encoding DUF732 domain-containing protein, whose product MKITIACATSAAFAAVALIGAPAALAAPEDDFLINISAAGITWPTDKTPQVIETGRAVCQDWGTGASLDEEVTDLTSVTEWSDYQAVYFIGAATGAFCPEYEWKVS is encoded by the coding sequence ATGAAGATCACGATCGCCTGTGCCACCTCGGCGGCCTTCGCTGCTGTCGCCCTGATCGGCGCACCCGCGGCTCTCGCGGCGCCTGAGGACGACTTCCTCATCAACATCTCCGCCGCCGGCATCACCTGGCCGACGGACAAGACCCCCCAGGTGATCGAGACCGGCCGCGCGGTCTGCCAGGACTGGGGCACTGGCGCGTCGCTCGACGAGGAAGTCACAGATCTGACCAGCGTCACCGAATGGTCCGACTACCAGGCCGTCTACTTCATCGGCGCTGCGACCGGCGCGTTCTGCCCCGAGTACGAATGGAAGGTCAGCTGA